One part of the Suncus etruscus isolate mSunEtr1 chromosome 2, mSunEtr1.pri.cur, whole genome shotgun sequence genome encodes these proteins:
- the IHH gene encoding indian hedgehog protein: MSPARLRPRLRFCLVLPLLLLLLLLLLLMPPAARACGPGRVVGSRRRPPRKLVPLAYKQFSPNVPEKTLGASGRYEGKIARSSERFKELTPNYNPDIIFKDEENTGADRLMTQRCKDRLNSLAISVMNQWPGVKLRVTEGWDEDGHHSEESLHYEGRAVDITTSDRDRNKYGLLARLAVEAGFDWVYYESKAHVHCSVKSEHSAAAKTGGCFPAEAQVQLESGARVALSAVRPGDRVLAMGEDGNPTFSDVLIFLDREPTRPRAFQVIETQDPPRRLALTPAHLLFTANNHTEPAAHFRATFASQVKPGQYVLVVGVMGLQPARVSTVSTHIALGAYAPLTRHGTLVVEDVVASCFAAVADHHLAQLAFWPLRLFPSLVWGSWTPSEGVHWYPQLLYRLGRLLLEDSNFHSLGMAGPGS; the protein is encoded by the exons ATGTCTCCCGCCCGGCTCCGGCCCCGACTGCGCTTCTGCCTggtgctgccgctgctgctgctgctgctgctgttgctgctgctgatgCCGCCGGCGGCGCGCGCTTGCGGGCCGGGCCGGGTGGTGGGCAGCCGCCGGCGGCCACCGCGCAAGCTGGTCCCCCTGGCCTATAAGCAGTTCAGCCCCAACGTGCCCGAGAAGACCCTGGGCGCCAGCGGGCGCTACGAAGGCAAGATCGCGCGCAGCTCGGAGCGCTTCAAGGAGCTCACCCCCAACTACAACCCCGACATCATCTTCAAGGACGAGGAGAACACGGGCGCCGACCGGCTCATGACCCAG CGCTGCAAGGACCGCCTGAACTCGCTGGCCATCTCCGTGATGAACCAGTGGCCCGGCGTGAAGCTGCGAGTGACCGAGGGTTGGGACGAGGACGGTCACCACTCAGAGGAGTCGCTGCACTacgagggccgggcggtggacaTCACCACGTCGGACCGCGACCGCAATAAGTACGGACTGCTGGCGCGCCTGGCGGTGGAGGCTGGCTTTGACTGGGTGTATTACGAATCCAAGGCTCATGTGCATTGCTCCGTCAAGTCCG AGCATTCAGCTGCGGCCAAGACTGGTGGCTGCTTCCCAGCAGAAGCGCAGGTACAGCTGGAGAGTGGGGCCCGCGTGGCCTTGTCAGCGGTGAGGCCCGGAGACCGTGTGCTGGCTATGGGGGAGGATGGGAACCCCACCTTCAGCGATGTGCTCATTTTCCTGGATCGTGAGCCAACTCGGCCCAGGGCCTTCCAGGTCATTGAGACCCAGGACCCACCACGCCGCCTGGCACTCACGCCGGCCCACCTGCTCTTCACTGCCAACAATCACACAGAGCCAGCAGCTCACTTCCGAGCCACCTTTGCCAGCCAGGTGAAGCCTGGCCAGTATGTGCTGGTGGTTGGGGTGATGGGCCTGCAACCTGCCCGAGTGTCCACTGTGTCCACTCACATAGCCTTGGGGGCCTATGCCCCACTCACCAGGCAcgggactttggtggtggaggATGTGGTGGCCTCCTGCTTTGCAGCTGTGGCAGACCACCACCTGGCCCAGCTGGCCTTCTGGCCTCTGCGACTGTTTCCCAGCTTGGTGTGGGGCAGCTGGACCCCAAGTGAGGGTGTACACTGGTATCCCCAGCTACTCTACCGCCTGGGACGACTCTTGTTAGAAGACAGCAATTTCCATTCACTGGGCATGGCTGGGCCAGGGAGCTGA